The window GCTCCGCCCGCGGCGCCGCGCGCCCGGCCTCGGCGCCGAGGGGCGTCGTGTCCGCGACGCGCCCCCGCGCGTCGGGCCGCAACAATCTCGGCGTCACTGTGCGCGTTGACCGGGGGGCGGTTCGGTGCTACAACGCGCCGGACCCGGCGGCGTCGCCGTCAGGCCGCAACAGTCCATCGGTTCCGCGGAGGATGCATGAACGAAGGCGCCGTCCTGATGAACGCGGAGGAGATCGACCGCGCGCTGTCGCGCATCGCCCACCAGGTCCTGGAACAGGCGGGCGGGGCGAAGGAACTCGCGCTGGTCGGGATCCACACGCGCGGCGTGCCGCTGGCGCGCCGCTTGGCTTGGAAGATCGCCCAGGCGGGCGAGGAACTTCCCCCGGTCGGGATCCTCGACATCAACATGTACCGGGACGATCTCTCGCACGCCGAGGACCACCCGGTCGTCCGGCGCACCGAACTGCCGTTCAAGGTCGCCGACCGGCACATCGTCCTCGTGGACGACGTGCTCTACACCGGCCGCACGATCCGCGCGGCGATGGACGCGCTGTCCGACCTCGGCCGGCCGCGCACCATCCGCCTCGCGGTGCTGATCGACCGCGGCGGGCGCGAGCTGCCGATCCAGTCCGACTTCGTCGGCCGCTTCTTCCCGGTCGGGCCGGAGGAGGTCGTCGAGGTCGCGCTGGCCGAGATCGACGGCGGCCCGGACCTCGTCCGCGTCCGCAGCCGCGAGGAAATGCGCCGCGCGGCCGAAGAGGCCCGCCGGCGGGTGGCCGAGGCGGCCCCGCGCGCGGCGGCCCCCGCGCGCCGCGGCGCGCGCAAGGCAACCACCACCAAGAAGAAGGCGGCCAGGAAGCGCGGCCGCAAGGGGACCGGTCGATGAAGCTTCGCAGTCGTCACCTGCTGGGGATCGCCGACCTCGAGCCGGACGAGATCCAGCTGATTCTCGACACGGCGGACACGTTCCTCGAAGTCTCGGGGCGGGAGATCAAGAAGGTCCCGACCCTGCGCGGCAAGACGGTCATCAACTTCTTCGTCGAGCCGTCCACCCGCACGAGGACCTCCTTCGAAGTCGCCGAAAAGCGGCTGTCCGCCGACACCTTCAACATCACCGCCTCGGCCTCCTCGATCGTCAAGGGGGAGACCCTGGTGGACACGGCGCTGAACCTCGAGGCGATGAACCCCGACTTCATCGTCATGCGCCACTCCGAGCCCGGCTCGCACGCGATGCTGGCCCGGATCTGCAAGGCCTCGATCGTCAACGCCGGCGACGGCGCGCACGAGCACCCGACGCAGGCGCTGCTCGACGCGATGACCATGCGGCAGAAGTTCGGCCGCCTCTCGGGGCTCAAGATCACGCTCCTCGGCGACATCCGCCACAGCCGCGTCGCGCGCTCCAACTTCCACCTGCTGGGGAAGATGGGCTCGAAGGTCACGGTCTGCGGCCCGCCGACGCTGATCCCGACGGGGATCGAGACGATGGGCGTCTCGGTCGAGCACGACGTGGAAAAGGCGGTCGCCGGCGCCGACGTCGTGATGGTGCTGCGGATGCAGCTGGAACGGATGAAGACCGGCTACGTGCCGACGCTGCGCGAGTACGCGAAGCTCTACGCGCTGACGCCGGAGCGGATGGACAGGATGCATCCCGACGGGATCGTGATGCACCCCGGGCCGATGAACCGCGGCGTCGAAATCGACAGCGTCGTGGCCGACGGTCCTCGTTCCGTGATTCTCACCCAGGTGGCCAACGGCGTCGCGGTGCGCATGGCGGTGCTGTACCTGTTGGCGGGAGGCGAGCGTGAAAACGCTGCTCATCAGGCGAGCTAGGGTCGTCGATCCGGTCGCCGGGCTCGATGGAGTCCGCGACGTCCTGATCGAGGAAGGCAAGATCTCCAAGGTCGCGGCGCGGATCCAGAAGCCGGGCGTTCCGACGCTCGACCTCGACGGCCTCGTCGTCGCCCCCGGCTTCATCGACATGCACGTCCACCTGCGCGAGCCGGGGCAGGAGTGGAAGGAAACGATCGCGTCGGGCTGCGCGGCCGCCGCGGCCGGCGGCTTCGTCGCCGTCGCCTGCATGGCCAACACCGATCCGGTGAACGACTGCCGGGCGGTGACGGAGATGATCCTCGCCGAGGCCGAGCGCCACGGCGCGGTCCGCGTCCTCCCCGTCGGCGCCCTCTCCAAGAAAATGGAAGGGAAGGAGCTGGCGGAGATCGGCGAGATGGTCGCCGCCGGCTGCGTCGCCGTCTCCGACGACGGCAAGTCGGTGATGGACGGCGGCCTGATGCGCCGCGCGCTCGAGTACTCGACCATCTTCGACCTGCCGGTGCTGGTCCACGAGCAGGACGCGAACCTGCTCGGCACCGGGCAGATGCACGAAGGGGCCGTCTCCGCGCGGCTCGGCCTCGCCGGCATGCCGGCCTCGGCCGAAGAGGCGCTGATCGCCCGCGACGTGCTCCTCGCCGAGGACGCCGGGGCGCGGCTGCACGTGCAGCACGTCTCCACCGCCCGCGGCCTGACGATGATCAGGCTGGCCAAGCGCCGCAAGGTCAAGGTGACCTGCGAGGCGACGCCGCACCACCTCGCGCTGACCGACGAGGCGCTCGAGTCGTTCGACGCGAACTTCAAGATGAACCCGCCGCTGCGGCCGGAAGCCGACCGCGCGGCGCTGCTCCGCGGCGCGGCCGAGGGGGCGATCGACGCGGTCGCCACCGACCACGCGCCGCACCACGCCGACGAGAAGGGGCTCGAGTTCGCGCGCGCCCCGTTCGGCGTCGTCGGGCTCGAGACGGCGGTCGGCGTCGTCCTGACCAAGCTGCACCACGAGGAAGGGGTGCCGCTGCCGCGGATCGTCGAGCTGCTGTCGGTCGGTCCGGCCCGCGCGCTGCGCGTCGCCGGCGGGACGCTCGAAGTCGGCGCCCCGGCCGACATCACCGTCCTCGACCTCGACCGCGAGTGGACGGTCGACCCCGAGAAGTTCAAGAGCAAGGGACGCAACACCTGCTTCGCCGGCATGCCGCTCAAGGGCGCGGCGGCGATGACGATCGTCGGCGGCCGCGTCGTCCACGACGCGCGCTGATCCGGCCCTTTCGCTGTAACCTAGAGGGGCGCCCCGCGGGGGGCGCCCCTTCGTTTTTCCGCGCGCCGCGGAACGAGACAGAGGAACGAACGATGCCCGCCGTGACCGACACGAACCTGCCCGGCCTGAAGATGATTTCGCGCGGCAAGGTGCGCGACATCTACGACCTCGGCGACCGGCTGCTGCTGATCGCCACCGACCGCATCTCCGCCTTCGACGTCGTGCTGCCGCAGCCGGTGCCGGACAAGGGGAAGGTGCTGCACCAGGTCTCCCTCTTCTGGTTCGACCACTTCAAGGACGTCGTGCCGAACCATATCGCCGCCGGCCGGGTGGACGACTTCCCGCCGGAGCTGCGCGCGCACCGCGAGGTCCTGGCGGGGCGCACGGCGCTCGTGCGCAAGGCGAAGATGTTCCCGATCGAGTGCGTCGCCCGCGGCTACCTCGCCGGCTCCGGCTGGAAGGAATACCGGACCTCGGGGACCGTCTGCGGCGTCAAGCTCCCGGCCGGGCTGAAGGAGTCGGACAAGCTGCCCGAGCCGATCTTCACCCCCTCGACGAAGGCCGAGACGGGGCACGACGAGAACATCGACTTCGAACGCGCGGCGGGGATCGTCGGCCGCGAGGCGGCGACGACGCTGCGCGACCTGACGCTCTCGCTCTACGCCAAGGCCGCCGACTTCGCGCGCGGCAAGGGGATCGTCATCGCCGACACGAAGTTCGAGTTCGGCGTGATCGACGGCCGGGTCGCGCTCTGCGACGAGGTCCTCACCCCCGACTCGTCGCGCTTCTGGCCGGCCGACCAGTACAAGCCGGGCGGGCCGCAGCCGTCGTTCGACAAGCAGTTCGTGCGGGACTGGCTGGAGTCGATCCACTGGAACAAGCAGCCCCCCGCTCCGTCGCTGCCGGCCGAGGTGATCGAGGGAACGCGGGCCCGCTACGTCGAGGCGCTGCGGATCCTCTCCGGCCACGGCCTGACCGAGTAGTCTCGGAAGAGCCGAGCGAGGCCGGCGGACGCCGGCCCCGCCGCGCGCCGCGCGAAGGCCGCCCCCCGCGGGCGGCCTTCGTGTTTTCGGGCGGCGCGAAAAGCTTGCGCGGGGCCCGT is drawn from bacterium and contains these coding sequences:
- a CDS encoding aspartate carbamoyltransferase catalytic subunit — its product is MKLRSRHLLGIADLEPDEIQLILDTADTFLEVSGREIKKVPTLRGKTVINFFVEPSTRTRTSFEVAEKRLSADTFNITASASSIVKGETLVDTALNLEAMNPDFIVMRHSEPGSHAMLARICKASIVNAGDGAHEHPTQALLDAMTMRQKFGRLSGLKITLLGDIRHSRVARSNFHLLGKMGSKVTVCGPPTLIPTGIETMGVSVEHDVEKAVAGADVVMVLRMQLERMKTGYVPTLREYAKLYALTPERMDRMHPDGIVMHPGPMNRGVEIDSVVADGPRSVILTQVANGVAVRMAVLYLLAGGERENAAHQAS
- a CDS encoding dihydroorotase, with amino-acid sequence MKTLLIRRARVVDPVAGLDGVRDVLIEEGKISKVAARIQKPGVPTLDLDGLVVAPGFIDMHVHLREPGQEWKETIASGCAAAAAGGFVAVACMANTDPVNDCRAVTEMILAEAERHGAVRVLPVGALSKKMEGKELAEIGEMVAAGCVAVSDDGKSVMDGGLMRRALEYSTIFDLPVLVHEQDANLLGTGQMHEGAVSARLGLAGMPASAEEALIARDVLLAEDAGARLHVQHVSTARGLTMIRLAKRRKVKVTCEATPHHLALTDEALESFDANFKMNPPLRPEADRAALLRGAAEGAIDAVATDHAPHHADEKGLEFARAPFGVVGLETAVGVVLTKLHHEEGVPLPRIVELLSVGPARALRVAGGTLEVGAPADITVLDLDREWTVDPEKFKSKGRNTCFAGMPLKGAAAMTIVGGRVVHDAR
- a CDS encoding phosphoribosylaminoimidazolesuccinocarboxamide synthase, which encodes MPAVTDTNLPGLKMISRGKVRDIYDLGDRLLLIATDRISAFDVVLPQPVPDKGKVLHQVSLFWFDHFKDVVPNHIAAGRVDDFPPELRAHREVLAGRTALVRKAKMFPIECVARGYLAGSGWKEYRTSGTVCGVKLPAGLKESDKLPEPIFTPSTKAETGHDENIDFERAAGIVGREAATTLRDLTLSLYAKAADFARGKGIVIADTKFEFGVIDGRVALCDEVLTPDSSRFWPADQYKPGGPQPSFDKQFVRDWLESIHWNKQPPAPSLPAEVIEGTRARYVEALRILSGHGLTE